From the genome of Salvia splendens isolate huo1 chromosome 7, SspV2, whole genome shotgun sequence:
TGAAGAGAATGATGCAGTCAATGGAGTTATTGGACAAGGAGAGGTCTATGCATGCAAAGCTGTTGTGGTGCATGATGTCCCAACCCCAATTCACCACATGTCAAGACCTCCTACTGGGCAATCATTGCCTACTCCAATTCACCCCTCTATTACAGATATACAACCTCAGTTGAGGTAGAAGATGGAGTTGAACAAGTAAGAAATGGTGAACACGTTATACAACCTGAtattgaggttgaggttgaagcAGTTGTAGACCCTGCAGAGGTTAGTACACCACTGTGGACTATGTTTGTGATTTGTTATTTATGTTTGGTATTCATATGTGATTCATCTATTGGTCAGATTGGGCAACatgaagatgaagcaattgtAGACCTTGATATCGTGGCAGAGGTTAGTGCACACCTTTGTACTAGAGTTGTgatttatgtttttatgtatggtgttaatttgtgattttatgttaaataagatGGGTCAATCTATTCATAGTCAAGATGTTCAACATGTTGACGACAGTGTGTACAACCCAACCCTGGATTTTTCAAACGAACCTCAATGTTAACTGCAGTCAAAAGTTCCCATTATCGAGGAGATTCCGGATGAATTGCTAATGTCCGGACTTGAACGTGATGTGGAACATGCTGGACATATAGTGCATGATGGGCCTGAAGTGTAGGGTGGACCGGAAGTAGAACCTCAAGAGGAGGTATACATTCCATCGTTTGAGTACGTTCCGGACGGCTGCCATCTCCATAACGAGGGACCGCcgactgatgatgaagatgatgagatGGACCATTTTATCTCGTTGGCACACATGTGCCGAGATGAGCAGCTTTTCACCTCATATTACGAATCCATTTTCCAACCAATACAGAAACTTATTCTACTATAAAGCTCAAAGCCAACCCTCACATTCCACTTGCAGCTATACGGAAGTGTGTCGATGAAGATTTTGGCCTGAAGATAGGTAGGATGAAGGCATATCGGGCCAGAGAGCACGCACTGGACGGCATATTCGGGTCTGCGGCACACCAATACAGAAACTTGTTCTACTACAAAGCCGAATTGGAGCGGACGCACCCTGATTCCAGCATACATATACATTATGAGAATACAAGGGATTCTAGCGCCGTGAGTCCGAGAATCCTGAGGTTCTACTGCTGTCTAGGACCATTGAAAAAGGGATGGATGTAGTTATGTCGGCCAATTATCATCTTCGACGCTTGTTTCTTGCGAGGAATGTACAAAGGACAGCTCATGACAACAATGTAAATTGATCCCAACAATGGCTGGTGACCGATTGCTTGGGCTGTGACTGAGGCCGAGAGTTATGTCCAGTGGAAGTGGTTCATGGAGTACTTGGCTGATGACCTTAAATTGCATGCAAATGGCCCACGATATGTGTTTATGTCTGACCAACAAAAGGTATGGCCGCTGTGATTTCAATATTACATAATGTACTTGGTATGTGATTTAATATTATCTGTGATTTGATCCATACATTATGTAGTGCAACTGTGATTTTGTggtaatttttgttttgttgtgttgcgTCAGGGCCTTGCAAAGTTGATTGTTGAGGAATTCCCACAGAGCAAGCATCGCTTCTGTGTGCAGCACAtatacaacaatttcaagaagagATTTGTCGGAGAAAATTTCAAAGATCGGTTGTGGGAGATTGCCTCGAGTACCACCCTCAAACATTATGTGGACAAGATGGATGCTTTGCAGACCGAGTATCCCCAAGCACATCAGTGGCTTTCTGGAGTTGCTCCCAAAGAAAAGTGGGTCAAGACATTTTTCTCTACACACACTTGTTGTGATGTACTCCTCAACAACATCTGTGAGACATTCAATTCGAAGATTGCATTGGCTCGAGAGAAAGCAATTATCAGCATGTTGGAGGACATTCGAACAAGTCAAATGGAAAGAATTCAGATCAGAGGCCAGTGGATCAGAAGCTACGATCACGCAGTCCCTCCTGTTATCAAGGAGCTTGTTGATAAGTGGTACGCGCGGGCTTCATCGTGGAGGGTTACATGGAACGGACAGTCTCAGTACCAAGTAACTGGGCCATCTGGCCAATATATTATCAACATGCGCGATTTTACATGCTCCTGCAGATTGTGGCACCTAACCGGAATCCCGTGCACTCATGCTATCAcaacaatcaacaagaatggCGACGACGTGGCGCGATTCGTTTCCCGCTATTATTTGAAGTCAATAATGATCATGATTTACGAGAATGTCCTTTACCCAATCAACGGGGTGGACAATTGGCCCAAGACTACTTCTGTTGGTGCGGTGGAACTGGCGCCCCCGAGGTCAAAGCGGCAGCGTGGTAGGCCGAAGAAACTGAGACGTGAGGAGCCCCAGATTCATCTTCATGCGGACGGAGGTGAGTCATTGCGTCGCACCTTCGTGATGAAATGTCGTCGGTGCGGTCAAGAAGGTCATAATAGGAGGACATGCAGCAATGATCCTCAGACAGATGCCCGTTCTCAGGTTGGGGAGACTTCGCAGCACAACGGGTCGCGTGAACATGGTGAGAGTACTTTGCCTGAATCGTCAAACAATCGCCGACGCCAAGAGGTACTATGCAATAAGCATATGCAACTATATTCTCTACTTGTACGCAATGCTTTCTCATATATACTTACTATACTATTAAATGTTGCAGCCTAATGTTTCGGACCGGGGACCAAGCACTCGGACCAGGACTCAGCCTCAGAGATGCGGCCGCCGCGGTGATCAAGATTGACGGGCCTTACTTAATCTTAAAACTTTATGTTTGTTTGGGATGGGTGAACAATATTTTGTGGCATGTGATATAATGTGTATGTTAACGACGACATGTTATATTTTGGTGGCAGTGATAATATGATAGGTATGTTATGTTTGTTACAGACTAGTTTGTAACAAATTACTCTAGTATTTTGGTGGAAATGATATCATGACATATTTTGGTGGCATTTGATAGAGTACTTCGTCGGTTTGTATCCATTTTTGTACAGAGTatgtgatttcagtcatagttgagtaacttcattcgtgatttcaGGAATAGATTAAAACAAAACGTAATCAATCAACATCAGGCATTTGAAAGAGTACTTCTTCggtttgtattcatttgtgtacacggtttgtgatttcagtcatagttgagtaacttcattcgtgatttcaGGTATAGATGAAAACAAAACGTAATCAATCAACATAAGGCATTTGATATAGTACTTCGTCggtttgtattcatttgtgtacatagtttgtgatttcagtcatagttgaGTAACCTCATTCGCGATTGCAAGCATAGATGAAAACAAAGCGTAATCAATCAACATCAGAAGATAACGACGGAGTGAACACGACAAAGCTTTGTTATAACAGTAGAaaaattacaatacataagaACAAGATTGTGATTTTTAACTGTCGGAGAGTTGTTGCCGTTTTACCAATTGTTAGCGCCAATGCGTCACACTCTTCAGTTTTCATGCCCAGTTGTAACTTCAAGGCTTCAAACTCCACAGTTTTCATGCGCAATTTCTCTTGCAGAACACCTTCAAGTAGCGATTTGGCTCGAAGTTCAGATTCGAATTGGTCTCGCTCAAGTTTCACTCTCTGAAAGTAACTGTCGTGGCTTGGGGATAGACTCGCATCAACCCATCGAAAAAACTTGCAATCATCTTCCCGCATAATACTTTCTCATTAATCTTTCTGccaacaaaattaatgaaaaaatgaaCAAAATACATGATTTTAACCTTCCATATTGGGCAGCGATAGTAACGTCTACCCGGGTTAGCAGCCGTCCTAGATGTCGCAAGCTCAGCCTCAAGATCGTGATTAGAATTCACAATTTCGGGACGAGGCCAAttccaattgaagcttgaaccgaaagattgagaagaagaagacattgcaacaCGACCTGAAATCAATTCGACAGTACAAAATTCAAATCAGCAATGCAATTTCGCTGAAAGATAGCACATGCACAAAAACTAAAATCATAATTCCGCCCAACTGTAAACTTcaaccaagaattgcaaaatttTCCAGATGCCCCGATTGTAACCCTACAACCATTAAATTCGACCAAGAATTGAAAAATAGTTTTTCAGATGCCCGACAGTAACTCTACGACAACAAAAAAACCaacaattgcaaaataaaattccaGATGATAAACCCTCGTGGATACCCTAAATTCCAGATGCCGAACAAATGAAATCCCCTAAATTTCAGATGCCGAACAGATGCCGAACATATGAAATCCCCTAAATTCCCAGATGCCGAACAAAATAATATCGCCTATTATGTTTAGAGAGGGAAATATGAAAGCCGACGAAaatgaaagatgaaagaaacAGAGTGTCTATTCTGGAGTTGACGACGAATGAAATCATTTAGAGAGGGagggaaaaaataaaagaaaataggagAATGACAATATGATTACTATTCAGTTTGACAAGACAGGTCTCACACATGCAGACTATGTGCAGCATAGGGTGCAGGTTTAGTGGGTAAATAGTCTAAACTGCCCTTCagcccatttgggcattttcgtccgaaaaatggcaaaatacacacgatttgtgattatatattttgttagatacctgttatgatatttttaaatgttaggggtcTCTGTTGTTACACTGAGAAAAGTTAGGGCCCTTTTATGCAGTTAACTCTATTTAGGGGCGTAtaaagtatatatattataatttgtgtcatttataattttatttatttatatgcaTTTAAGTAGTTATGTTTTGTTCatataaataatgtatttaAACATACCAGTGCACCCAAAGAAACAAATAAAGTGGTCTGTGGGGAGGAAGTATGGACAAGGAAGTAGGTGGAGCGGTTGGCGTTCGAAAGAAACAGCAAGCCAATCCATTCAAGTGGAGGCAGCCACTGCTCTCAACAATACAATTATACACAAGAACTAGTAGCATTAATTTGTAACcgttactccctccattccatcccacaaaagatgtaCACTTGTGGGGCGCCACATAATTTTATGAAGAAgcgataatataatatttagtaTATTATAGCGAGagaattttttctaaaattaaaatgtacATCTTTagtggaataaattaaaaaggaaagtgaaacatcttttatgggatGAAGTGagtatgaaattaatccacTAGTTGTTCTTTTAACTAATTGATATGGCTATTCTTCAACCTAGTTGATATGGTTGTTGCAATAAGAACAACAAATGGAAatgagggaacatcttttttggttcacgaactttgtcaaagtatcattttaggttcgtgaactttgaaaatatcatttgaggtccgtcaactatgagttaatatcattcgaagtacttttttactatttcaaagtttttatggacgaaaataccctcaatacttTGAaggatatatatttttaattaatttatcacatactcatattttttaacgaattttctaaatataatttggccttcaatattatcacttaatttgtTACATGCAAGAAATGTTCCTtattcaactttttataattaaagaatttcaaaatatttttaagatatgTATACTCGTAAAACTAATGTCACAATCAATAGACGATActtgaatattaatatattatttaaaaataatatcaatatatcaGTATTCAAGTATCGTCTATTGACTGGGACATTAATTTTATGAGTATAaatatcttaaaaatattttaaaattctttaattataaaaagttgaataaggcacatttcttgcatgtcacaaaattaagtgataatattgaaggttaaattatatttagaaattcataaaaaatatatagtaaagatattcataaaaaaatatgagtatatgataagtttattaaaaatatataccctTCAAGGTATTGATGGTATTTTCGTCcagaaaaacttgaaaatagtaaaaatgtacttagaatgatattaactcatagttgacggacctaaatgatattttcaaagttcacagacctaaaatgatattttgacaAAGTTGGTGGAAAAAAAGATGTTTCTTTTACCGTTCCTAGCAAAGAAAAAAGTTGGACATCAAATTTGACTATCAGCAGGAATTGGAATAGAAATCCAATGAAAGAAAAAAGATGTTTCTTTTACCGTTTCTTGAGCTGCACTTGTAATCAAATTATACCATGGCACAATCTTTTATCACTACAATCGCCTTTCTAACTTTAACTGTTGGAGCAGCCGAGCATCATATACTTTTTCCAAATCAAGAGCTTGTTCTTGGGCAAACTCTAGTTTCTCAAAACCAAGTTTTTGAAATTGGCTTTTTTTCACCTGGAAAATCCTTGAAAAGATTTTTGGGAATATGGTACAAGTGCACACCAGATGTTGTAGTCTGGGTTGCAAATAGAAACCATCCCATCTCTCCCTCAGAAGCACCGGTGTTGATGATTTCCCGAAATACAAATCTTGTTATTATCAGTGGCAAAAGCATTATCTGGTTGGCAAATTCATCAAGGGTGGCATCAAATCCAGTTTTACAAATCCTGGATTCTGGAAATTTAGTTCTTGTAGACAACATGAGCACAACACAAGGCTATGCATGGCAGAGTTTTGATTATCCAACTGACACCATGTTGCCAGGAATGATGATGGTGGACGACAATGATAGCGATGTCGAAAAGTATATGATGTCGTGGACAAGTCCGGATGATCCTTCTCCAGGTGATTTTGTTTATAAGATCCAAAAACCAGGGCTTGGCTGATATAGTGGCTCTGGAAGGTGCAAGAAAAAGATACCGGCTTGGACAGTGGAATGGAATGCACTTTTCCGGCCATCAAAAACTTCCCAATCCCATTTTCAAGCCAGTGTTTGTTTTCAAACAACAGAGGTTGATATCCAAGGAGATCCCTACGAGAGCTCACTTTTTGTAAAACCACTTTACACACATCTGGTTCAATCATGCAGTATACGATGAATCTCAGAAAAGACAAGTGGAATCTTGCCACCATGTTTCCCCTGGATACATGCGACGAATATGCTAGTTGTGGTCCTAACAGTATCTGTAGTCCTAACAGGCCAATAAGATGCGAGTGTTTAAGGGGATTTGCACCAAAGTTCCAAACAGATTGGGACTTTCAAGATTGGTCGGGAGGATGCACTAGAACTAGACTATTGAATTGCCAAGATGGAGATGGATTTCTATCACTCAGAGGGGTTAAGTATCCAGATATGTTGAGGTTTTGGTTAAATACAACAATGAGCCTTGGTAAGTGCAAAGTTGAGTGCTTAAAAAACTGCAGTTGCACTGCGATGCTAATCCATCCATTACTAATGGAGGCACTGGTTGTTTGATGTGGTTTGGTGAACTCATTCCAAACAACTTTCTGGAGCATATAGTAAGCAGAATGTCTATATCCGGGTTCCAGTTTCCGAACTCATTTCATAACTACAGAATTTCTTTTTACATGAGATATATAGAATACATGTATATTGTGAATCAAATTTATTGTATAGAGCAATATGAATAAGCATAGAAGCTGCTTTACTAAATAATAAGTATGTATGCAATTTGTAAGATAAAGTACTAGTCCTACTATTAATGGAGTTGAAAGAAATAATATCTATGTCatgtataatttataaatttttagtcATGGGATCTATATTGGTTATATACTTGAGCATCCACTCTGCAAGAGGAAAGGGAATGAAAGGCAGATGACATGGACCGCTGAATCTGTCTCTAGATTTTAACACAGCTGTAGAGGAGGAGAatgagatggagaaggagaaggagaagaaaagtCCTATGAAGATaatgttagaaataatgggaagaaattcccaagccgtgtacaggcggtactttaactattacaatcgaaaggaaacttgcaacaaaagagGAATGGAAATTAtaacggaaataaagcaaaccaaatttataagtcgagtcgaggaaagccctctttctgcaagacaaattacgccccggctagtgctcacggaatggcgtattgcccccaaagataaaacgacttcctcctagcgtgtagaagcacctcaaacccgctaggcaccggcgaacttgatggagttccgagaatcgagctatgcAATGCTCCTATATGTGAACTAGGATGTAGAGAGCTAGAGATAGAGAATGCTTGTTGTTGTTGGTGTCTTCTACTCTTCTAAgctccacctatttataggataggggAGGCCACCTCAAAGGTCTTGCATTAAGGGACACCATAAACCAAAAGTAAGTGAAAGGCCAAAAGCCTAGACTTTTGGAAATTCCACATGTTTCACATgttttcctacaatcccccacattggttagagctctgccagctcaaaccaacacaagaCATGAATGCATGTATCCAGACCctttgctcaattctcgagaaacaatattgcatttggaatagtagcttggggctttgaactttccatagtcaacactatcgggcataccggcggcctggtggacgtgatgccttgaaccattcctccttagtgtataccgagacaataatattgacacaatattatttacaaactcatcagttctcacgtttgtgtcctttactggccatggaacaccactttggattcataagtgattcacatgttgaagcggcccacacttcttcacttacataggtgattcttttccaggtatactgcaatacccacctcctcgaggtttctcagaatcattaaaagtcaaaacttagcctcttaccacatgcaggtaacaacactcaatgctttctaaagaatgggcgaagattaaaaatcttccgagtgttacaactagattcatatagcttcgttttcccattgaaccaagcccatgggatctccaatcgtatggttgggttaccactataatcatcttttaagatgtggttttcagtcccattccttttagcaatttatgcatttgatcacggtttaaaccttttgttaacggatccgctaagttatcaactgaccttacatagtcaactgtgataacaccacttgtgatcaattgcctgacggtattatgtcgccgacgaatatgtcgagacttaccgttgtataagccactatgtgctctccctatagctgcttggctatcacagtatatcactactgtcggcactggcttcttccaacatggaatacattctaggaaatttctaagccactcggcttcttcccctgctttatccaatgcaataaactcagattccatggtggaacgagcaatacacgtctgtttcgttgatttccacgaaacagcaccaccccccacaatgaacacataaccactcgtcgagaacgagtcttttgaatcagagatccaatttgcatcacaataccattcaagtacttggggatatcgtgtgtactgcagctcaaagttaagagtatacttcaagtatctcaaaaccctacgcagagctttccaatgttccttgcttgggttgctcgtaaatcggctcagcttattcaccgtacacgcaagatctggtcgggtgcagtttgtgataaacatcaaactccctatgatccttgcatattcttcttgagctacaggctcacccgtgtgcttactcaaatgcacgttgggttccaatggagtcttagctggctcacaatcgaaTGAGAgaaatttctttagcactttctcaatataatgagattgtgtcagagcaattccctcatgattccttttaattttgattccgagaatcacatcagctaaacccatatctttcatgtcgaaatttctcttcaacatgtttttggtttcgttgataatggcactattgctgcccgtaatcaacatatcatctacataaagacacacaataacaaaaccgttatctgtgttcttaatgtaaacacacttatcgcactTATTGATAGTGAaaccatttgccaacatcacgttgtcaaattttaaatgccattgtaatggtgcttgcttcaacccatataatgactttaccagtttgcatactttacgctcttgcccaggcacaacaaacccttcgggttgttccatatatatttcttcttccagatcaccattcagaaacgcagttttcacatccatttggtgaatctcaagattgtgcaaagcagcaatcgcaagaagcacccgaatggaagtgattctcgtaacaggtgaataggtatcaaaaaagtcatgcccttctttctgcttaaagccttggacaactaggcgagctttgtacttatctatagtaccatcgggcttatatttccttttcagaatccacttgcaacCTAAAGTCTTACAGCCTTCAGgtaagtctactaacacccaagtgttatttctcatgatggattcaatctcactgttgatagcttcttgccaccacgctgcctctgggccagacaaagcttccgccactgactttggttcgtcatccaacataaaagttatgaagtcgggaccaaatgtcttagcaactttaactcttttaccacgtcttggttcaacatcctcaggacttgacctcgtcctttttggaggattagaactagtggattcatccatcattctttcactagaacgatcctcttgcctcttacaagggtaaacattctcaaagaatatagcattccttgactcaatcgttgttccttcagccacgccaggcacagctgacctatggactaggaaacgatagtcactact
Proteins encoded in this window:
- the LOC121810676 gene encoding S-locus-specific glycoprotein S13-like — its product is MAQSFITTIAFLTLTVGAAEHHILFPNQELVLGQTLVSQNQVFEIGFFSPGKSLKRFLGIWYKCTPDVVVWVANRNHPISPSEAPVLMISRNTNLVIISGKSIIWLANSSRVASNPVLQILDSGNLVLVDNMSTTQGYAWQSFDYPTDTMLPGMMMVDDNDSDVEKYMMSWTSPDDPSPGDFVYKIQKPGLG
- the LOC121810675 gene encoding uncharacterized protein LOC121810675, whose protein sequence is MEYLADDLKLHANGPRYVFMSDQQKGLAKLIVEEFPQSKHRFCVQHIYNNFKKRFVGENFKDRLWEIASSTTLKHYVDKMDALQTEYPQAHQWLSGVAPKEKWVKTFFSTHTCCDVLLNNICETFNSKIALAREKAIISMLEDIRTSQMERIQIRGQWIRSYDHAVPPVIKELVDKWYARASSWRVTWNGQSQYQVTGPSGQYIINMRDFTCSCRLWHLTGIPCTHAITTINKNGDDVARFVSRYYLKSIMIMIYENVLYPINGVDNWPKTTSVGAVELAPPRSKRQRGRPKKLRREEPQIHLHADGGESLRRTFVMKCRRCGQEGHNRRTCSNDPQTDARSQVGETSQHNGSREHGESTLPESSNNRRRQEPNVSDRGPSTRTRTQPQRCGRRGDQD